In the Vicingaceae bacterium genome, one interval contains:
- a CDS encoding peptidase S41, with the protein MKSNKKFKWLIGIPALIFSLFFAGIKSSEYFEISKNLDIFASVVRELNNYYVDPIKPGELIKNGIDAMLEKLDPYTVYISEAEIEDYKIMTTGHYGGIGSVIQQRDGYIMIVQPYENSPAVKAGLMAGDLIVEVNGISTKGKSIDEVRNILMGQPGTTVILKVKRPFKEEEFMVDVLREDVKIKDVPYAGMIKNGIGYIKLNSFTETASKELKEAFLELKEKQGMKALVIDLRNNGGGLLREAVAIVNFFIDKGKTVVMTKGKLEEWDKVHKTTSVPLDKDIPLVILVNENSASASEIVAGALQDYDRAVLIGKNTFGKGLVQNIVPLSYNAQLKVTVAKYYIPSGRCIQKIDYSHKDENGEPLPVPDSLKRKFNTLYSKRPVFDGDGITPDIIIEDTKTTPLIVALIQNHVIFDFATLFRQKNADISNPSTFDIDEKIYAEFQQFAESKKLQYKSETFEHWEEFKKAAGKENYDKILAEEYKNIERKIKPDIKKDLELSKETIKLLLGSEIVSRYYYQKGEIQFYLHHDPYIDSALKVLGDPAYYQKILSGM; encoded by the coding sequence ATGAAATCGAATAAAAAATTTAAATGGTTGATTGGAATTCCTGCTTTGATATTTTCATTGTTTTTTGCCGGAATCAAATCGTCCGAATATTTTGAAATATCTAAAAATCTCGACATTTTCGCATCGGTTGTCAGAGAGCTTAATAATTATTATGTCGATCCCATCAAGCCCGGAGAATTGATTAAAAATGGCATTGATGCCATGCTTGAAAAGCTCGACCCCTACACAGTTTATATTTCCGAAGCGGAAATAGAAGATTACAAAATTATGACTACAGGTCATTACGGAGGCATAGGATCCGTTATACAACAAAGAGATGGATACATCATGATTGTGCAACCTTACGAAAACTCCCCGGCAGTGAAAGCCGGTTTGATGGCAGGCGATTTGATCGTAGAGGTAAATGGAATTTCAACCAAAGGAAAATCCATCGATGAAGTCCGAAACATTTTGATGGGACAGCCGGGTACTACTGTTATTCTAAAAGTAAAACGCCCGTTCAAAGAAGAAGAATTTATGGTGGATGTTTTGAGGGAAGATGTCAAAATAAAAGACGTGCCTTATGCCGGTATGATCAAAAACGGCATAGGATATATCAAGTTGAACAGTTTTACCGAAACCGCTTCGAAAGAATTAAAAGAAGCATTTTTAGAACTCAAAGAAAAACAAGGCATGAAAGCTCTTGTTATTGATTTGAGAAACAATGGGGGAGGATTGCTTCGTGAAGCCGTGGCTATTGTCAACTTTTTTATTGATAAGGGCAAAACAGTGGTAATGACCAAAGGGAAACTGGAAGAATGGGATAAGGTCCATAAAACCACTTCTGTTCCTTTGGACAAAGATATTCCTTTAGTCATTTTAGTCAATGAAAATTCCGCATCGGCAAGTGAGATTGTGGCCGGAGCATTGCAGGATTATGATCGGGCTGTATTGATAGGAAAAAATACTTTTGGAAAAGGATTGGTACAAAACATCGTTCCTTTGAGTTATAATGCCCAACTTAAAGTTACGGTGGCTAAATATTATATACCAAGTGGACGTTGTATTCAAAAAATTGATTATTCTCACAAAGATGAAAACGGTGAACCTTTGCCTGTTCCCGATAGTTTAAAAAGAAAATTTAATACTTTGTATAGCAAACGTCCCGTTTTTGATGGTGATGGAATAACACCGGATATTATCATTGAAGATACCAAAACGACTCCTTTGATTGTTGCCTTGATTCAAAATCATGTAATTTTCGATTTTGCCACATTGTTCAGACAAAAAAATGCCGACATCTCCAATCCATCAACCTTTGATATTGATGAAAAGATTTATGCAGAGTTTCAACAATTTGCCGAATCAAAAAAATTGCAATATAAATCCGAAACGTTCGAACATTGGGAAGAATTCAAAAAAGCAGCAGGAAAGGAAAATTATGATAAAATATTGGCCGAAGAATATAAAAATATTGAAAGAAAAATAAAACCCGATATCAAAAAAGATTTGGAATTATCCAAAGAAACTATCAAGCTTTTGCTTGGAAGTGAGATAGTTTCAAGATATTATTACCAAAAAGGTGAGATTCAATTTTACCTACATCATGACCCTTATATTGATTCGGCTTTGAAAGTTTTAGGTGATCCGGCATATTATCAAAAGATTCTGTCGGGAATGTAA
- a CDS encoding ribonucleoside-diphosphate reductase, adenosylcobalamin-dependent produces the protein MENINVTKTTEEQKVNVKEQQIGTSAMKKSYDYNEVLAAAIEYFKGDELAANVWINKYALKDSFGNIYELTPDDMHRRLAREIARIEKKYPNPISEEEIYQLLKDFKYIIPQGGPMTGIGNDFQIASLSNCFVIGNDGPSDSYGAVLKIDEEQVQLMKRRGGVGHDLSHIRPKGSPVMNSALTSTGVVPFMERYSNSTREVAQDGRRGALMLTISIKHPDSEAFIDAKLDGTKVTGANVSVKIDDEFMQAVKNDTVYVQKFPIDSDKPMVTKEVNARKLWEKIIHNAWKSAEPGVLFWDTVIRESVPDCYADLGFKTVSTNPCGEIPLCPYDSCRLLAVNLFSYVDNPFTPEAKFNWEKFKNHARLALRIMDDIVDLELEKIDKIIEKINKDPEDEEIKSRELNLWKKIKEKCILGRRTGVGITAEGDMLAALGLRYGSDEAIEFSTEVHKTLALEVYESSVDLAKDRGAFPIYDSIREEKNPFINRIKAARPELYEKMIKYGRRNIAMLTIAPTGTTSIMSQTTSGIEPVFLVSYKRRRKVNPNDKNVRVDFVDEVGDAWEEYHVFHHKFIDWLKINNYNVDEMEKLTQEELNEIIKKSPYYKSTANDIDWVAKVKMQGAIQKWVDHSISVTVNIPEETSEEMVSKIYMTGWESGCKGITVYREGSRSGVLVSEKKDKKSEENQDNVFKNTNAPKRPKVLEADVIKFKNNDENWVAVVGLLNGRPYEIFTGRAEDSFQILSFVDKGWVIKNKTEDGKSRYDFQYVDKDGYKTTIEGLSRTFNEEYWNYAKLISGVLRHGMPIEYVVDMVSDLHLSGETLNTWKNGVVRALKRYIPDGTIPAHNVCPNCGDESLVYEEGCLNCKSCGMSKCS, from the coding sequence TTCCGCTATGAAAAAAAGTTATGATTACAATGAAGTATTGGCAGCAGCCATTGAATACTTCAAAGGGGACGAACTTGCGGCAAATGTTTGGATAAACAAATATGCCCTGAAAGATTCGTTCGGCAATATCTACGAGTTGACCCCCGATGATATGCATCGCCGTTTGGCCCGTGAAATAGCCCGTATCGAAAAAAAATATCCCAACCCTATTTCCGAGGAAGAAATTTATCAATTGCTCAAAGATTTCAAATACATCATTCCTCAAGGAGGACCCATGACAGGCATTGGAAATGATTTTCAAATTGCATCATTGTCAAACTGTTTTGTAATTGGTAACGACGGTCCGAGTGATTCCTATGGGGCGGTATTAAAAATTGATGAAGAACAAGTACAACTAATGAAAAGAAGAGGGGGTGTCGGACATGACCTTTCTCACATACGTCCGAAAGGTTCACCTGTGATGAACAGTGCTTTGACCTCAACAGGAGTAGTTCCGTTTATGGAACGTTATTCAAACTCTACACGTGAAGTGGCTCAAGATGGACGTAGAGGAGCATTAATGTTGACAATATCTATTAAACACCCTGACAGCGAAGCATTTATTGATGCAAAATTGGACGGCACTAAAGTGACCGGCGCCAATGTTTCGGTCAAAATCGACGACGAATTTATGCAAGCGGTAAAAAATGACACTGTATATGTACAAAAGTTCCCCATTGACAGCGACAAACCCATGGTGACCAAAGAAGTGAATGCCCGCAAACTTTGGGAAAAAATTATACACAATGCATGGAAATCTGCAGAACCGGGCGTATTATTTTGGGATACAGTCATTCGCGAATCGGTACCTGATTGTTATGCCGATTTAGGATTTAAAACCGTTTCTACCAATCCATGCGGAGAGATTCCTTTATGTCCTTATGACAGTTGTCGTTTATTGGCTGTCAACCTCTTTAGTTATGTAGATAATCCTTTCACACCCGAAGCGAAGTTTAATTGGGAGAAATTTAAAAATCATGCCCGCCTTGCCTTGAGAATCATGGATGACATAGTTGATTTGGAATTGGAGAAAATTGACAAAATCATAGAAAAAATCAATAAAGACCCTGAAGATGAGGAAATTAAATCAAGAGAGTTAAACCTTTGGAAAAAGATAAAGGAAAAATGTATTCTTGGAAGAAGAACCGGCGTTGGCATTACGGCCGAAGGTGATATGCTTGCTGCTTTGGGATTGAGATATGGAAGCGACGAAGCTATTGAGTTCTCTACAGAAGTGCACAAAACTTTGGCATTGGAAGTTTATGAATCATCTGTTGATTTAGCCAAAGACAGAGGCGCTTTTCCAATTTACGACAGCATACGCGAAGAAAAAAATCCGTTTATCAACCGAATTAAAGCAGCACGTCCCGAACTTTATGAAAAGATGATAAAATATGGACGTCGCAATATAGCCATGTTGACCATTGCACCCACCGGAACTACCAGCATCATGAGCCAAACTACTTCAGGCATCGAACCGGTCTTTCTCGTTTCTTATAAAAGAAGAAGAAAAGTTAACCCCAATGATAAAAATGTGAGAGTGGATTTTGTGGACGAAGTAGGAGATGCCTGGGAAGAATATCATGTTTTCCACCACAAGTTTATCGATTGGTTGAAAATCAACAACTATAACGTTGATGAAATGGAAAAACTAACCCAGGAAGAACTTAACGAGATCATCAAAAAATCACCTTATTACAAATCTACAGCGAATGATATCGATTGGGTAGCTAAAGTGAAAATGCAAGGAGCTATTCAAAAATGGGTAGATCATTCCATCAGTGTGACGGTCAATATTCCTGAAGAGACAAGCGAAGAGATGGTTTCTAAAATATACATGACCGGTTGGGAGAGTGGCTGTAAAGGAATCACAGTTTATCGCGAAGGATCACGTTCGGGGGTATTGGTTTCCGAAAAGAAAGATAAAAAAAGCGAAGAAAACCAGGACAACGTTTTTAAAAATACCAATGCGCCCAAAAGACCAAAAGTTTTGGAAGCAGATGTCATCAAATTTAAAAATAATGATGAAAACTGGGTAGCTGTAGTCGGATTGCTAAACGGACGCCCATATGAAATTTTCACCGGAAGGGCGGAAGATTCTTTCCAAATTCTCTCATTTGTCGACAAAGGATGGGTAATCAAAAATAAAACAGAAGACGGTAAATCCCGTTATGATTTTCAATATGTCGACAAAGATGGGTACAAAACAACCATTGAAGGATTGTCGCGTACATTTAATGAAGAATATTGGAATTACGCAAAATTGATTTCCGGGGTGTTACGTCACGGAATGCCTATTGAATATGTGGTGGATATGGTAAGTGATTTGCATTTGAGCGGTGAAACATTGAACACCTGGAAAAATGGTGTAGTCAGAGCTTTGAAAAGATACATACCAGATGGAACCATTCCAGCCCATAACGTTTGTCCGAACTGCGGTGACGAATCACTTGTTTATGAAGAAGGTTGCTTAAACTGTAAAAGTTGCGGAATGAGCAAATGCTCATAA
- a CDS encoding uroporphyrinogen III methyltransferase has product MNKKIKSILISQPKPENGKSPYQILEEKYHIKIDFRPFVEIQGVPAREFRQNKINISDFTAVVITSKNAADHFFRIAEEMRYQVPETIRYFCLSEAIAFYLQKYIPFRKRKIFYGNGTLEDLASSILKYKQEKFLVPCSEIHKQDILNFLKKHKIKHEKAILYRTVCSDLSDLKNINYDMICFFSPAGISSLFKNFPDFKQNDTKIAVFGETTAKAAKKHGLKVDIKAPTENAPSMSAAIENYIKNNK; this is encoded by the coding sequence ATGAATAAAAAAATTAAATCCATTTTAATTTCACAACCAAAACCTGAAAATGGAAAATCTCCTTATCAAATACTTGAAGAGAAATACCACATAAAAATCGACTTCCGCCCCTTTGTAGAAATACAAGGAGTGCCTGCAAGAGAATTTAGACAAAACAAAATAAACATTTCCGATTTTACCGCCGTTGTGATAACGAGTAAAAATGCTGCGGATCATTTTTTCAGAATTGCCGAAGAAATGCGATATCAAGTACCTGAAACCATTAGATATTTTTGCTTGTCTGAAGCTATTGCTTTTTACCTTCAAAAATATATTCCGTTTAGAAAGCGTAAGATTTTTTATGGCAATGGTACTCTGGAAGATCTGGCATCGAGTATATTGAAATATAAACAAGAAAAATTTCTTGTGCCATGTTCTGAAATTCACAAGCAGGATATTTTAAACTTTTTGAAAAAACATAAAATCAAACACGAAAAAGCTATTCTATACCGCACTGTATGTTCGGACCTTTCCGATTTGAAAAATATCAATTATGATATGATTTGCTTCTTCAGTCCGGCCGGCATTTCTTCTCTATTTAAGAACTTCCCCGATTTCAAACAAAATGACACCAAAATAGCCGTGTTTGGAGAAACAACTGCAAAAGCCGCCAAAAAACATGGTTTAAAAGTTGATATTAAAGCCCCTACGGAAAATGCTCCATCCATGTCGGCAGCAATTGAAAATTACATTAAAAATAACAAATAA
- a CDS encoding UPF0301 protein — MDLWNSIFNIKKLNRQKPAKGKVLIAEPFMLDPNFKRSVVYLCDHDENGTFGLILNKPLDIDPASAFKKFPKINTKIFYGGPVANDSLFYIHTMGDIVPESQKINENLWLGGDFDVISKLLEKGSMKLSEIKFFIGYSGWGSGQLDFEMSENAWIVADATLDDILSQNADDLWNNMLSRMGDDYKKLTLVPRNPILN, encoded by the coding sequence ATGGATCTTTGGAACAGCATTTTTAACATTAAAAAACTCAATCGGCAAAAACCGGCAAAAGGAAAGGTGCTCATTGCAGAACCATTTATGTTGGACCCAAATTTCAAAAGGAGTGTAGTATATTTGTGTGATCATGACGAAAATGGCACTTTCGGCCTGATATTAAATAAACCGTTGGATATAGATCCGGCTTCTGCTTTTAAAAAATTCCCCAAAATAAATACAAAAATTTTTTATGGAGGTCCTGTTGCAAACGACTCTTTGTTTTATATACATACGATGGGAGACATTGTTCCGGAATCCCAAAAGATTAATGAAAACCTTTGGCTCGGTGGTGATTTCGACGTCATTTCGAAATTGTTAGAAAAAGGAAGTATGAAATTAAGTGAAATCAAATTTTTTATCGGTTATTCCGGTTGGGGTAGCGGTCAACTTGATTTTGAAATGAGCGAAAATGCTTGGATTGTAGCCGATGCGACATTGGATGATATTTTGTCGCAAAACGCAGATGACTTATGGAACAATATGCTTTCAAGGATGGGAGATGATTATAAAAAATTAACATTGGTACCTCGCAATCCTATATTAAATTAA
- a CDS encoding alpha/beta hydrolase gives MKKILLLHGALGCKEDMKELSAELKELGYNAHSLDFSGHGKKKLPEHFSIHLLANDVVEYLRNHEIDKIHIFGYTLGGYVGMYLAKYFPHLVDSLITLGTKFRWNPQAASEFIETIRPETIKKNKKLYEQLIKKHGKKVDQLIEKLIEFYQSMGTEAPLHLEEYLAIECETLILRGENDTWVTEEECLNVKDHILHSQYQVLSKTPRDWDKVNKKKLAKIIADFINNQNI, from the coding sequence ATGAAAAAGATACTTTTGTTGCACGGTGCATTGGGTTGTAAGGAAGATATGAAAGAATTGTCGGCAGAATTAAAGGAATTAGGGTATAACGCCCACTCTTTGGATTTTTCCGGACACGGAAAGAAAAAATTACCGGAGCATTTTTCCATACACTTATTGGCAAATGATGTAGTTGAGTATTTGAGGAATCATGAAATTGACAAAATTCATATTTTTGGATATACACTCGGTGGTTATGTAGGTATGTATCTGGCCAAATATTTCCCTCATTTGGTAGATTCATTGATTACCTTGGGAACCAAATTCAGATGGAACCCACAAGCTGCTTCCGAATTTATCGAAACAATACGTCCCGAAACGATCAAAAAAAACAAAAAACTCTATGAACAACTAATAAAAAAACACGGCAAAAAAGTTGATCAGCTAATTGAAAAATTGATTGAATTTTATCAAAGCATGGGCACAGAAGCCCCACTGCATCTTGAAGAATATCTTGCCATCGAATGCGAGACACTCATTTTGAGAGGAGAAAACGATACCTGGGTTACCGAAGAGGAATGTCTGAATGTGAAAGATCATATTTTGCATTCTCAATATCAGGTTTTAAGTAAAACTCCCCGTGATTGGGATAAAGTAAACAAAAAGAAATTGGCTAAAATCATTGCTGATTTTATCAACAACCAAAATATATAA
- a CDS encoding MFS transporter — MKSGDILKEKMKPAIDNDTLIKAYRLMKTAETMAKIYEENRAVTSKYVHATSRGHEAIQIATGLQLTKDDWVAPYYRDDSLLLAIGMTPYELMLQLLAKKDDPFSGGRTYYSHPSLNRPDMPKIPHQSSATGMQAIPTTGVAMGIAYREKTGIPLDWDRPPVVVCSLGDASVTEGEVSEAFHMAALKQLPIIFLVQDNEWDISAHASEIRLQDAYEYAAGFKGLEAVSIDGSRFDVAYLTMQQVIDTVRKERRPFLVHAKVPLLNHHTSGVRKEWYRDDLDKHALRDPIPKMKQLLIKAGVDIGDILEWDKEIESNVRNDYEKALLAPDPSPADVEKFVFAPTPITEEKGERQPKDKEPTVMVDCALFAIRELMEDHPECLLYGQDVGRRLGGVFREAATLAQKFGDERVFNTPIQEAFIVGSTVGMSAVGLKPIVEVQFADYIWPGLNQLFTEVSRSYYLSNGKWPVSMILRVPIGAYGSGGPYHSSSVESVLTNIKGIKIAYPSTGADLKGLMKAAFYDPNPVVMLEHKGLYWSKIKGTEGAKTIEPSRDYILPFGKARKVIEAKKEHIEKGQSALVVTYGRGVYWSLMTGQAKEGQLEIIDLRTLVPLDEEMIFESVKKHNKVMVVTEEPVGNSFARSLAGLIQENCFQWLDAPVMVVGSKNIPAPPLNENLERAYLPNEEKISQKLNELINY; from the coding sequence ATGAAATCGGGAGACATACTGAAAGAAAAGATGAAACCGGCAATTGATAACGACACCCTAATCAAAGCATATCGCTTGATGAAGACAGCCGAAACCATGGCAAAGATTTATGAAGAAAACAGGGCTGTTACTTCTAAATATGTGCATGCCACTTCACGAGGTCACGAAGCTATACAAATTGCCACAGGTTTACAACTGACAAAAGACGATTGGGTAGCCCCATATTATCGCGATGATAGTCTCTTGTTGGCTATTGGCATGACTCCCTATGAATTGATGTTGCAACTATTGGCAAAAAAAGACGATCCATTCAGCGGAGGACGTACATACTACAGCCATCCCAGTTTAAACAGACCCGATATGCCCAAGATACCCCATCAATCATCGGCTACAGGTATGCAGGCAATACCTACTACAGGAGTTGCTATGGGGATTGCATACAGGGAAAAAACAGGGATTCCATTAGATTGGGACCGTCCACCGGTGGTTGTTTGTTCTCTTGGAGATGCATCAGTTACCGAAGGTGAGGTCTCGGAGGCATTTCATATGGCTGCTCTTAAACAATTGCCCATCATTTTTTTGGTACAAGACAACGAATGGGATATTTCGGCACATGCTTCCGAGATTCGATTACAGGATGCTTATGAATATGCTGCGGGCTTCAAAGGACTTGAAGCCGTATCAATAGATGGAAGCCGCTTTGATGTTGCATATCTTACCATGCAACAAGTCATTGACACAGTGAGAAAAGAAAGAAGACCTTTTTTGGTACATGCAAAAGTACCATTGCTAAACCATCACACTTCCGGAGTAAGAAAAGAATGGTATAGAGACGATCTTGACAAACACGCATTGCGTGATCCCATACCAAAAATGAAGCAATTGTTGATCAAAGCCGGAGTGGATATCGGCGATATTTTAGAATGGGACAAAGAGATTGAATCAAACGTGAGAAACGATTATGAGAAAGCATTACTAGCACCGGATCCATCTCCCGCCGATGTTGAGAAATTTGTATTTGCCCCAACACCCATAACCGAAGAAAAGGGAGAGCGTCAACCAAAAGACAAAGAACCTACCGTAATGGTAGATTGTGCTTTGTTTGCCATACGTGAATTGATGGAAGATCATCCTGAATGTTTGTTATATGGTCAGGATGTGGGACGCAGATTGGGCGGAGTGTTTCGTGAAGCTGCCACGCTTGCACAAAAATTTGGAGACGAAAGAGTGTTCAATACCCCTATTCAAGAGGCATTTATAGTCGGAAGCACTGTTGGAATGTCGGCCGTGGGATTAAAACCTATAGTTGAAGTGCAATTTGCCGATTATATTTGGCCCGGATTAAATCAATTATTTACAGAAGTTAGTCGTTCTTATTATCTTTCAAACGGCAAGTGGCCCGTGAGTATGATTCTGCGTGTTCCCATAGGCGCCTATGGCAGTGGTGGTCCTTATCACTCATCATCGGTTGAGAGTGTTTTGACAAATATCAAAGGAATTAAAATAGCATATCCTTCTACCGGTGCAGATTTAAAAGGATTGATGAAAGCTGCATTTTATGACCCTAATCCGGTTGTAATGCTTGAACATAAAGGATTGTATTGGTCAAAGATTAAAGGAACCGAGGGAGCCAAAACCATTGAACCTTCCAGGGATTATATTTTGCCTTTTGGCAAAGCAAGAAAAGTGATTGAAGCCAAAAAAGAACACATAGAAAAAGGACAAAGCGCCCTGGTAGTAACATATGGGAGAGGAGTTTACTGGTCATTGATGACCGGACAAGCCAAAGAGGGACAATTGGAAATCATAGACCTTCGTACTTTGGTGCCTTTGGACGAAGAGATGATTTTTGAAAGCGTAAAAAAACACAATAAGGTAATGGTCGTTACCGAAGAACCTGTAGGAAATTCATTTGCCCGTTCTTTGGCAGGTTTGATTCAAGAGAATTGTTTCCAATGGCTGGATGCGCCCGTCATGGTTGTCGGATCTAAAAACATACCGGCCCCACCATTGAACGAGAATTTAGAAAGGGCATACTTGCCAAACGAAGAAAAAATTTCGCAAAAATTGAATGAATTAATTAATTATTAA
- a CDS encoding putative membrane protein insertion efficiency factor has protein sequence MPLLWLIKFYQLAISPMLGANCRFMPTCSAYFIEAVKKYQWKGVYLGIKRILRCHPWGGHGYDPVP, from the coding sequence ATGCCTTTATTGTGGTTGATTAAGTTCTATCAATTGGCCATTTCGCCGATGTTGGGAGCAAATTGCCGGTTTATGCCTACGTGTTCGGCCTATTTTATCGAAGCTGTAAAAAAATATCAATGGAAAGGTGTTTATTTGGGCATTAAAAGAATTTTACGTTGTCATCCATGGGGTGGACACGGATATGATCCGGTGCCTTAA